The Catenuloplanes niger genome includes a window with the following:
- a CDS encoding restriction endonuclease → MVSPDDAQVAPALDQNAALALERYQRSISRLTFCFDGRPTTLYNRTLIGRLSGSPRPVEILMWGPVMGEDVAVAIECRQRQQAVGVGAVEHFAGKLLDIAADCGILYSISGFTRNARARAAAIRSPAVMLLALNRPGRYRELTIPKQREPGEDEAFLPPHDAEEITELDFLLYLWLRPQSPN, encoded by the coding sequence ATGGTTTCTCCCGACGATGCCCAAGTCGCGCCCGCGCTGGACCAGAACGCGGCTCTCGCGTTGGAGCGGTACCAGCGCTCGATCAGCCGGCTCACCTTCTGCTTCGACGGGCGGCCCACCACTCTGTACAACCGGACTCTGATCGGCCGGCTCAGCGGCAGCCCGCGGCCGGTCGAGATCCTGATGTGGGGACCGGTCATGGGAGAGGATGTCGCCGTCGCGATCGAATGCAGGCAGCGGCAGCAGGCAGTAGGCGTCGGAGCGGTCGAGCACTTCGCGGGCAAGCTCCTGGACATCGCGGCGGACTGCGGCATCCTCTACTCGATCTCCGGATTCACCAGGAACGCCCGAGCCCGCGCCGCAGCGATAAGGAGCCCCGCGGTCATGCTGCTCGCGCTCAACCGACCTGGCCGGTACCGAGAGCTGACGATCCCGAAGCAGCGCGAGCCGGGGGAGGACGAGGCGTTTCTGCCGCCGCACGACGCTGAGGAGATCACGGAGTTGGACTTCCTGCTCTACCTCTGGTTGCGGCCACAGTCGCCCAACTGA
- a CDS encoding ATP-dependent nuclease: protein MINHVGHDVLVDTGKPDLLKLTRVSLLSGEQIAVAEGLTVVVGPNNAGKSRLLQEIAERLTLVQLEPHIRPKVTAGIEVERRCEEEALIDWMRGRYKFYAPGSYPHGIYEEESFTSLGGPGVAVREIKRSWTSGQSSFGKLANFLLRHIPAGQAQSAVATSSSFNALQEAPTQPLQFLYANRDLERLASEEMRSAFGEHLTVNRYGGSQITLHVGTVAAEEGPAPASPEYLEEIKSLPLLQDQGDGVKSFMGMVLTVITAGYPLLLIDEPEAFLHPPQAYMLGRFLARQHDRGVQVIVATHSDDILRGIMSEKSSASAVTVVRLTRSSKGNHAAQVHVDRVQQVYEDPLIKYFGILDGLFSHGVMLCEAGSDCTYYRAVLESTVKVLDGGFEVSALSVHFAHCGGKTGIPKAVRALRAARVPVGCAVDIDFLQDDGDFTALVEACGGNSKSMQKNRSVVLAAIKSRMKYADKDFARFKITEILNNVDGDRIMPAQAAEIRSLITPSSGWKLFKSQGKALLMGEAAAAYASLDSALKSIGIFLVPVGELECFHRDVPSKDKAAWLRQVLESRAYEESAEATAYVKNIAEFIWQHQDQAATTEGKIIGAAD from the coding sequence ATGATCAACCATGTCGGGCATGATGTCTTAGTGGATACAGGAAAACCGGACTTGCTCAAGCTGACACGAGTTTCGCTCTTGAGTGGAGAGCAGATTGCTGTAGCTGAAGGTCTAACCGTGGTGGTTGGACCTAACAATGCCGGCAAGAGTAGATTGCTCCAGGAAATTGCTGAGCGCCTAACGCTTGTACAACTAGAGCCGCACATCCGGCCAAAGGTGACTGCTGGGATTGAGGTTGAAAGAAGGTGCGAGGAGGAGGCACTGATTGACTGGATGCGTGGGCGGTATAAGTTCTACGCCCCTGGATCGTATCCGCATGGGATCTACGAAGAAGAGAGCTTCACTTCACTCGGTGGGCCAGGGGTCGCGGTACGCGAGATCAAAAGAAGTTGGACCTCCGGGCAATCCAGTTTTGGCAAGCTCGCAAACTTCTTGCTGCGTCACATTCCCGCCGGGCAGGCTCAGAGCGCGGTGGCTACTTCCTCGTCTTTCAACGCCCTGCAAGAGGCTCCGACGCAACCGCTTCAATTCCTCTACGCTAATCGAGACCTAGAACGCCTTGCAAGCGAGGAGATGAGGTCGGCATTCGGCGAGCACCTTACCGTCAATCGATATGGCGGTAGTCAGATTACTCTGCACGTTGGAACTGTGGCCGCAGAGGAAGGCCCCGCCCCAGCCTCACCCGAGTATCTTGAAGAAATCAAATCACTTCCTCTTCTTCAAGATCAAGGTGACGGCGTTAAGTCATTCATGGGAATGGTTCTAACTGTCATAACTGCAGGATACCCACTTCTTTTAATTGACGAGCCAGAAGCGTTTCTCCACCCACCTCAGGCCTACATGCTTGGTCGGTTCCTTGCGAGGCAGCACGATCGTGGCGTCCAAGTAATAGTTGCCACACACAGTGACGACATCCTTCGCGGAATTATGTCTGAAAAGTCGTCAGCAAGTGCGGTTACCGTTGTGCGACTGACGCGTTCAAGCAAGGGCAATCACGCTGCGCAAGTGCATGTCGATAGGGTCCAACAGGTATACGAGGACCCACTGATCAAGTATTTCGGCATCCTGGACGGGCTTTTCTCTCATGGTGTAATGCTTTGCGAGGCAGGATCTGACTGCACGTATTATCGTGCGGTTCTTGAGTCTACCGTTAAGGTATTGGACGGCGGCTTTGAGGTTTCAGCCCTAAGCGTGCACTTCGCACACTGCGGAGGCAAAACGGGCATCCCAAAAGCGGTGAGGGCACTAAGGGCCGCCCGGGTTCCTGTGGGATGCGCCGTGGACATCGACTTCCTGCAGGACGATGGAGACTTCACCGCATTAGTGGAAGCATGTGGTGGCAATTCAAAGAGTATGCAAAAAAATCGCAGTGTCGTACTGGCGGCAATCAAGTCCCGCATGAAGTACGCCGACAAAGATTTTGCCCGTTTTAAAATCACTGAAATCCTTAATAATGTTGATGGAGATCGGATCATGCCGGCCCAGGCAGCAGAAATTCGGTCTCTTATCACGCCGTCCAGTGGATGGAAGCTGTTCAAAAGCCAAGGTAAGGCACTCTTGATGGGCGAGGCGGCCGCCGCGTATGCATCACTAGACTCGGCACTGAAGAGTATAGGAATCTTCCTCGTCCCCGTGGGTGAACTTGAGTGTTTCCATAGGGATGTTCCTTCAAAGGACAAGGCAGCTTGGCTGCGTCAAGTTCTTGAATCCCGCGCTTACGAGGAGTCAGCGGAGGCTACAGCATACGTGAAGAATATCGCTGAATTTATCTGGCAACACCAAGATCAGGCGGCAACCACGGAAGGTAAAATCATCGGGGCCGCCGATTAG
- a CDS encoding DUF397 domain-containing protein: MDNLTWKKSTRSSPNGGHCVEVAFTASRQVWVRDSKFRSGPTLQFSPPSWIALIQDIGRKYAINGSPPKNPA; encoded by the coding sequence ATGGACAACCTGACATGGAAAAAGTCCACCCGCAGCAGTCCCAACGGCGGCCACTGCGTTGAGGTAGCCTTTACAGCTTCCCGCCAGGTTTGGGTTCGGGATAGCAAATTTCGATCTGGGCCGACCCTCCAGTTCAGCCCACCCTCATGGATTGCCTTGATTCAAGATATTGGACGTAAGTACGCAATAAACGGAAGCCCGCCCAAAAATCCCGCTTAA
- a CDS encoding helix-turn-helix domain-containing protein, producing MINNPTRTPHPTLISLGRELRIARESRGITQQELGAEIHFSDSQISAVETGRRLPSDALIRRADEILGTAGLLVRLLETAQATATRETLPEWFRPWADIEQAATKLRSYQPLVLDGLLQTPAYAHAMFQAGDPAADEDTLQRAVAARIDRQQIFNRPNPPRLITILEESVLHRPIGPTPEVMRNQLDHLATASRGGTIEIHILRTEVGTHRGLAGAFALATIPGHPEIAYIDTQLRGLVIEATTDVDAIHHIWEGLLGEALPQRQSLKLIQEATESWTT from the coding sequence GTGATCAACAATCCAACACGCACACCTCACCCGACGCTGATCTCTCTAGGCAGAGAACTCCGGATCGCACGCGAATCTCGCGGCATAACTCAACAAGAACTCGGCGCAGAGATCCACTTCTCCGACAGCCAGATCTCCGCTGTCGAGACCGGCCGGCGCCTGCCGAGCGACGCCCTCATTCGTCGCGCCGACGAGATACTCGGTACCGCGGGTCTGCTCGTTCGACTCTTGGAAACCGCACAGGCAACCGCAACCCGGGAGACCTTGCCCGAGTGGTTCCGCCCCTGGGCAGACATCGAGCAGGCCGCCACCAAGCTCCGCTCATACCAACCACTCGTCCTGGACGGCTTGCTACAGACCCCCGCCTACGCCCACGCCATGTTCCAAGCCGGCGACCCAGCAGCCGATGAGGACACTCTCCAACGCGCAGTAGCGGCCCGCATCGACCGGCAGCAGATCTTCAACCGCCCAAACCCCCCACGGCTCATCACGATCCTCGAAGAGTCAGTCCTCCACCGCCCCATCGGCCCAACACCCGAGGTGATGCGCAACCAACTCGACCACCTAGCCACGGCCAGCCGCGGCGGCACCATCGAGATCCACATCCTCCGCACCGAGGTCGGCACACACAGAGGCCTAGCCGGCGCCTTCGCACTCGCCACTATCCCAGGCCATCCCGAGATCGCCTACATCGACACCCAACTCCGCGGCCTGGTCATCGAGGCCACGACAGACGTTGATGCCATCCACCACATCTGGGAAGGTCTCCTAGGAGAAGCCCTTCCCCAACGTCAGTCCCTCAAGCTGATCCAGGAGGCCACAGAGTCATGGACAACCTGA
- a CDS encoding YdcF family protein, which translates to MTNSPAVIPAEIREDVETLWNYHQMGHELRPTDIGIGLGSHDIGVAMIGTDLYHRGMYPILLFTGANAPPTVEVFPRGEAVHYREYALEHGVPDEAILIETKARHTAENIVLSRELLEERGYKDIKTVTLMSRPYQQRRGYSICKKHWPEVDVICASHPLPIDDYFAFIGNAKKVIDTMVGDTQRIDTWAEAGWAIPQPMPDSVRAAYGRLVAAGYTSRLV; encoded by the coding sequence ATGACGAACAGCCCGGCCGTCATCCCCGCCGAGATCCGCGAGGATGTCGAGACCCTGTGGAACTACCACCAGATGGGCCACGAACTCCGTCCCACCGACATCGGCATCGGACTGGGCAGCCATGACATCGGTGTAGCCATGATCGGCACCGACCTCTACCACCGCGGCATGTACCCGATCCTGCTGTTCACAGGCGCCAACGCGCCGCCCACGGTTGAGGTCTTCCCGCGCGGCGAGGCCGTGCACTACCGCGAGTACGCCCTTGAGCACGGCGTCCCTGACGAGGCAATCCTCATCGAGACGAAGGCCCGGCACACCGCGGAGAACATCGTCCTTTCCCGCGAGCTGCTGGAGGAGCGTGGCTACAAGGACATCAAGACCGTCACCCTCATGTCCCGCCCCTACCAGCAGCGACGTGGCTACTCCATCTGCAAGAAGCACTGGCCCGAGGTCGACGTCATTTGCGCCTCACACCCTCTGCCCATCGACGACTACTTCGCCTTCATCGGCAACGCGAAGAAGGTCATCGACACCATGGTCGGCGATACCCAACGCATCGATACGTGGGCCGAGGCCGGCTGGGCGATCCCCCAGCCGATGCCCGACTCAGTCCGCGCGGCATACGGGCGCCTCGTGGCAGCCGGCTACACAAGCCGCCTGGTCTGA